CGGAGCGACCCATCATCCGCGCCCACCTGAACCCGCTGGTGGTCTGGATCTGGATTGGCTTCTTCGTGGTGCTCTTCGGGACGCTGGTGGCCCTGGTGCCGCCGCTGCCCGCCAGCAAGCTGGCGCCCGCGCGCGCTCCCGCCTCCGGCAAGCGCCGCGCCGCTCCCGTGGAGGTGAGCGACTGATGCTCCGCAAGCGCCTGCTCACGCTGGCCGCCGTCGCCGCCCTGGCCTTCCTCACCCTGGGCGCCGGCGACAGCACCGCCCGCTTCGACAAGCTGGGGCACAAGCTGATGTGCCGCTGCGGCTGCAACCAGGTGCTGCTGGAGTGCAACCACGTGGGCTGCACCTACTCCGACACCATGCGTAACGAGTTGCAGGCCGGCATCGAGCGCGGCGACTCGGACGACCTCATCCTGCAGGCCTTCGTGCAGAAGTACGGCACCGTGGTGCTGGCCGCGCCCACCACCACCGGCTTCAACCGCGTGGCCTGGATCATGCCCTATCTGGCCTTGCTGGGAGGCCTGGCGCTGGTCGTTCTGGTGGTGCGCAAGTGGGCGCTGCGGCCTGCCTCCATCCCCGCCGCTGCGCAGCCCGGAGCCAGCCCCGACCTCGACCTCTACCGCGAACTCGCCCGCAAGGAGACCGAGCTATGAACCCGGCCTTCGCCTGGGCGGCTTCGCTCCTGCTCACCGCGGGTGTCCTTTTCTACATCTTCTATTTCCAGGAGGACGTGCACGCAGCCCCGGAGAAGACCCGGCTCGCCTACCTGCTGGAGCGCAAGGAAGTGGTGTACGACAACCTGCGCGACCTCAACTTCGAGTACAAGGCGGGCAAGTTCCCCGACGCCGACTACCAGGCCATGAAGGCCTCACTCGAGCTGGAGGCCGCCAACGTGCTGGCCGAGATCGACCGCCTGGAGAGCCAGGCTCGCAGAAAGAAATAAGGACCCAGAATGGCAGGAAGAATCCTCCGCGTCGTGCTCGCCGTGCTCGCCCTGGGCGCTTGGGCCTCGGCGGCTTCCCTCACCGGCACCGTCACCAACAAGACCACCGGCAAACCCTCCGCCGGCGACAGCGTCGCCCTCCTCAAGCTGGGCCAGGGC
This portion of the Terriglobales bacterium genome encodes:
- a CDS encoding cytochrome c-type biogenesis protein CcmH — protein: MLRKRLLTLAAVAALAFLTLGAGDSTARFDKLGHKLMCRCGCNQVLLECNHVGCTYSDTMRNELQAGIERGDSDDLILQAFVQKYGTVVLAAPTTTGFNRVAWIMPYLALLGGLALVVLVVRKWALRPASIPAAAQPGASPDLDLYRELARKETEL